A single region of the Halanaerobiaceae bacterium ANBcell28 genome encodes:
- the fliP gene encoding flagellar type III secretion system pore protein FliP (The bacterial flagellar biogenesis protein FliP forms a type III secretion system (T3SS)-type pore required for flagellar assembly.), whose amino-acid sequence MNNSRKVFAIILFMLIIVSFSIVVEAQPFQLPDINLDISTSGGAESEGNLVYSLQILLLLTVLSIAPAILIMLTSFTRIVIILSLIRNAMATQNMPPNQVIIGLAIFLTVFIMSPVWQTANSEALQPLLNEEISTELAIERGVEPLREFMFRQTREKDLALFVNMANLERPNNQDDIPLYVLIPSFVISELKSAFQIGFMIYLPFVMIDMVVASILMSMGMMMLPPVMISLPFKILLFILVDGWYLLIETIIRTFN is encoded by the coding sequence ATGAATAATTCTAGAAAAGTATTTGCTATAATATTGTTTATGCTTATTATAGTTTCTTTTAGTATAGTAGTAGAAGCTCAGCCTTTTCAATTGCCAGATATTAATTTAGATATATCCACTTCTGGGGGGGCTGAATCAGAAGGCAATCTTGTTTACTCTTTGCAAATACTATTACTTTTAACAGTTTTATCTATAGCACCTGCTATTTTAATTATGTTAACATCATTTACCAGGATAGTTATTATATTATCATTAATTCGTAATGCTATGGCTACTCAAAATATGCCTCCCAATCAGGTGATAATTGGTCTGGCAATCTTTTTAACGGTTTTCATAATGTCTCCTGTTTGGCAGACCGCAAATTCTGAGGCACTTCAGCCATTATTAAATGAAGAAATAAGCACAGAGCTTGCCATTGAAAGAGGTGTAGAACCACTGAGAGAATTTATGTTCAGGCAAACACGAGAAAAAGACTTAGCTTTATTTGTTAATATGGCCAATTTAGAGCGTCCAAACAATCAGGATGATATACCTTTGTATGTTTTGATTCCATCTTTTGTTATCAGTGAATTGAAGTCAGCCTTTCAGATTGGTTTTATGATATATTTGCCTTTTGTAATGATTGATATGGTTGTTGCTAGTATTTTAATGTCTATGGGTATGATGATGTTACCTCCTGTAATGATTTCATTGCCCTTTAAAATATTATTATTCATTCTTGTTGATGGATGGTATTTATTAATAGAGACAATAATTAGGACTTTTAATTAA
- the fliQ gene encoding flagellar biosynthesis protein FliQ has translation MDQSVVITIARESLFTVIMIIIPVLGLGLITGLLVAIFQATTQIQEQTLAFIPKIIVIMLAIVFFGPWMLSTMVDYVVNLFNTIPQYIG, from the coding sequence GTGGATCAATCAGTAGTTATAACTATAGCTAGAGAAAGTTTGTTTACTGTGATAATGATTATCATACCTGTTTTGGGTCTAGGTTTAATAACAGGATTATTAGTTGCTATATTTCAAGCAACAACCCAAATTCAAGAACAGACTTTAGCCTTTATTCCGAAAATTATAGTAATAATGTTAGCAATAGTTTTCTTTGGACCATGGATGTTATCAACTATGGTTGATTATGTAGTAAACCTTTTTAATACGATTCCTCAATATATTGGATAG